The proteins below come from a single Burkholderia sp. FERM BP-3421 genomic window:
- the lpxB gene encoding lipid-A-disaccharide synthase, translated as MALQPNPLRVALVAGEPSGDLLAASLLGGLQAQLPASSRYYGIGGPRMAAVGFDAHWPMEKLSVRGYVEALRHIPEILRIRGELKRQLLAEPPDVFIGVDAPDFNFGLEHALRDAGIPTIHFVCPSIWAWRGGRIKKIAKAVDHMLCVFPFETALLEKAGVASTYVGHPLADEIPLEPDTHGARIALGLPDSGPVIAVLPGSRRSEIELIGPTFFAAMALMQQREPGVRFVMPAATPALRALLQPLVDAHPHLSLTLTDGRSQVAMTAADAILVKSGTVTLEAALLKKPMVISYKVPWLTGQIMRRQGYLPYVGLPNILAGRFVVPELLQHFATPEALADATLTQLRDEANRRTLVQIFTDMHHALRQNTAQRAAEAVARVIESRKPRS; from the coding sequence ATGGCGCTCCAACCGAATCCGCTGCGGGTCGCGCTGGTCGCCGGCGAGCCGTCGGGCGACCTGCTCGCGGCCTCGCTGCTGGGCGGGCTGCAGGCGCAGCTGCCGGCGTCGTCCCGCTACTACGGGATCGGCGGCCCGCGCATGGCCGCGGTCGGCTTCGACGCGCACTGGCCGATGGAGAAGCTCTCGGTGCGCGGTTACGTCGAGGCGCTGCGCCACATCCCGGAGATCCTGCGGATCCGCGGCGAGCTGAAGCGGCAGTTGCTGGCGGAGCCGCCCGATGTGTTCATCGGCGTCGATGCGCCGGACTTCAACTTCGGGCTCGAGCACGCGCTGCGCGACGCCGGCATTCCGACGATCCATTTCGTCTGCCCGTCGATCTGGGCGTGGCGGGGCGGCCGGATCAAGAAGATCGCCAAGGCCGTCGACCACATGCTGTGCGTGTTCCCGTTCGAGACCGCGCTGCTTGAGAAGGCGGGCGTCGCCTCGACCTACGTCGGCCATCCGCTCGCCGACGAAATCCCGCTCGAACCGGACACGCACGGCGCGCGCATCGCGCTCGGCCTGCCGGACAGCGGCCCCGTGATCGCGGTGTTGCCGGGCAGCCGGCGTTCGGAGATCGAGCTGATCGGCCCGACCTTCTTTGCCGCGATGGCGCTGATGCAACAGCGCGAGCCCGGCGTGCGCTTCGTGATGCCGGCCGCGACGCCGGCGCTGCGCGCGCTGCTGCAGCCGCTCGTCGACGCGCATCCGCACCTGTCGCTGACGCTCACCGACGGGCGTTCGCAGGTCGCGATGACGGCCGCCGACGCGATCCTCGTGAAGAGCGGCACGGTCACGCTCGAGGCGGCGCTGCTCAAGAAGCCGATGGTGATCTCGTACAAGGTGCCCTGGCTGACCGGGCAGATCATGCGTCGCCAGGGCTATCTGCCGTACGTCGGCCTGCCGAACATCCTCGCCGGCCGGTTCGTGGTGCCGGAGCTGCTGCAGCATTTCGCGACGCCCGAGGCGCTCGCGGACGCAACGCTCACGCAGCTGCGCGACGAAGCCAACCGGCGCACGCTGGTCCAGATTTTCACCGACATGCATCATGCATTGCGCCAGAACACCGCGCAGCGCGCGGCCGAAGCCGTCGCGCGCGTGATCGAAAGCAGGAAACCCCGTTCATGA
- the lpxA gene encoding acyl-ACP--UDP-N-acetylglucosamine O-acyltransferase, protein MSRIHSTAIIEPGAQVHETVEIGPYAIVGPHVTIGAGTTIGSHSVIEGHTTIGADNRIGHYASVGGRPQDMKYKDEPTRLVIGDRNTIREFTTIHTGTVQDGGVTTLGDDNWIMAYVHIGHDCRVGSNVILSSNAQMAGHVEIGDYAIVGGMSGVHQFVRIGAHSMLGGASALVQDIPPFVIAAGNKAEPHGINVEGLRRRGFSPDAISALRSAYRLLYKNGLTLEDAKLQLRELATAGGDGDAHVKALTDFIDASQRGIIR, encoded by the coding sequence ATGAGCAGGATTCACTCCACGGCGATCATCGAGCCGGGCGCGCAGGTTCACGAAACGGTCGAGATCGGCCCGTACGCCATCGTCGGTCCGCACGTGACGATCGGGGCCGGCACCACGATCGGCTCGCACAGCGTGATCGAAGGCCACACGACGATCGGCGCCGATAATCGCATCGGCCACTATGCGTCGGTCGGCGGCCGTCCGCAGGACATGAAGTACAAGGACGAGCCGACCCGGCTCGTGATCGGCGATCGCAACACGATCCGCGAATTCACCACGATCCACACGGGCACCGTGCAGGATGGCGGCGTGACGACGCTCGGCGACGACAACTGGATCATGGCCTATGTGCACATCGGCCATGACTGCCGGGTCGGCAGCAACGTGATCCTGTCGAGCAACGCGCAGATGGCGGGGCACGTCGAGATCGGCGACTATGCGATCGTCGGCGGCATGTCGGGCGTGCACCAGTTCGTGCGGATCGGCGCGCATTCGATGCTGGGCGGCGCGTCGGCGCTCGTCCAGGACATCCCGCCGTTCGTGATCGCGGCCGGCAACAAGGCGGAGCCGCACGGCATCAACGTCGAGGGGCTGCGCCGCCGCGGCTTCTCGCCGGATGCGATCTCGGCGCTGCGCAGCGCCTATCGCCTGCTGTACAAGAACGGCCTGACGCTGGAGGACGCGAAGCTGCAACTGCGCGAGCTGGCGACGGCGGGCGGCGACGGCGATGCGCACGTCAAGGCGCTCACCGACTTCATCGACGCGTCGCAACGCGGCATCATCCGCTAA
- the lpxD gene encoding UDP-3-O-(3-hydroxymyristoyl)glucosamine N-acyltransferase — protein sequence MALTLDALVTRFGGEVAGDRTCEVAGLAPLDQAGPGQLAFLANPKYLVQVETTRAGAVLIAPRDLEKLGAAAAGHNFIVTSNPYAYFARVAQMFIDLAAPPSAAGVHPSAIIDPAAQVAASAVIGPRVTVEAGAVIGEHARLDANVFVGRGTRIGEGARLYPNVSVYHGCRLGPRVIVHAGAVIGSDGFGFAPDFVGDGDARTGTWVKIPQVGGVSIGADVEIGANTTIDRGAMADTVIEDCVKIDNLVQIGHNCRIGAYTVIAGCAGIAGSTTIGRHCMIGGAVGVAGHVTLGDYVIVTAKSGVSKSLPKAGIYTSAFPAVEHGDWNKSAALVRNLDKLRDRIKALETALAARDGGAGA from the coding sequence ATGGCATTGACGCTTGACGCACTCGTGACCCGGTTCGGCGGCGAAGTCGCCGGCGATCGGACCTGCGAAGTCGCCGGCCTCGCGCCGCTCGACCAGGCGGGGCCGGGGCAACTGGCGTTCCTCGCGAACCCGAAGTACCTGGTGCAGGTCGAGACGACGCGCGCCGGCGCGGTGCTGATCGCACCGCGCGACCTCGAGAAGCTGGGCGCGGCCGCGGCCGGGCACAACTTCATCGTGACGTCGAATCCGTACGCGTACTTCGCACGGGTCGCGCAGATGTTCATCGATCTGGCCGCGCCGCCGAGCGCGGCCGGCGTGCATCCGAGCGCGATCATCGATCCGGCCGCGCAGGTTGCCGCGAGCGCCGTGATCGGCCCGCGCGTGACGGTCGAGGCCGGCGCCGTGATCGGCGAGCACGCACGGCTCGACGCGAACGTGTTCGTCGGCCGAGGCACGCGCATCGGCGAGGGCGCGCGCCTGTATCCGAACGTGTCGGTCTACCACGGCTGCCGGCTCGGGCCGCGCGTGATCGTGCACGCGGGCGCGGTGATCGGCTCGGACGGCTTCGGTTTCGCACCGGACTTCGTCGGCGACGGCGACGCGCGCACCGGCACCTGGGTCAAGATCCCGCAGGTCGGCGGCGTGTCGATCGGGGCGGATGTCGAGATCGGCGCGAACACGACGATCGACCGCGGCGCGATGGCCGACACGGTGATCGAAGACTGCGTGAAGATCGACAACCTCGTGCAGATCGGCCACAACTGCCGGATCGGCGCGTACACGGTGATCGCCGGCTGCGCCGGGATCGCGGGCAGCACGACGATCGGCCGCCACTGCATGATCGGCGGCGCGGTCGGCGTCGCCGGCCACGTCACGCTGGGCGACTACGTGATCGTCACCGCGAAGTCGGGCGTGTCGAAATCGCTGCCGAAGGCCGGCATCTATACGAGCGCGTTCCCGGCCGTCGAGCATGGCGACTGGAACAAGAGCGCCGCGCTCGTGCGCAATCTCGACAAGCTGCGCGATCGCATCAAGGCGCTCGAAACCGCGCTCGCGGCGCGCGACGGCGGCGCCGGCGCATAA
- a CDS encoding OmpH family outer membrane protein gives MCALALAAALGATAAHAQDVARIAAVNSDRILRESAPAKAAQTKLEAEFAKRDKDLQDMAARLKTLSDGLDKNGASMSATDRAQKQRDLAQLDTDFQRKQREFREDLNQRRNEELAAVLDKANKVIKQIAEQQNYDLIVQEAVYVSPRIDITDKVLKALSSSSTSN, from the coding sequence ATGTGTGCGTTGGCGCTGGCGGCCGCCCTGGGCGCGACCGCGGCGCACGCCCAGGACGTCGCCCGCATTGCGGCGGTCAATTCGGATCGGATCCTGCGCGAGTCCGCGCCCGCGAAGGCGGCGCAGACGAAGCTCGAAGCCGAGTTCGCGAAGCGCGACAAGGATCTGCAGGACATGGCCGCGCGCCTGAAGACGCTGTCCGACGGGCTCGACAAGAACGGCGCGTCGATGTCGGCGACCGATCGCGCGCAGAAGCAGCGCGACCTGGCGCAGCTGGACACCGACTTCCAGCGCAAGCAGCGCGAGTTCCGCGAGGACCTGAACCAGCGCCGCAACGAGGAGCTGGCGGCGGTGCTCGACAAGGCGAACAAGGTCATCAAGCAGATCGCGGAGCAGCAGAACTACGATCTGATCGTGCAGGAAGCCGTCTACGTGAGCCCGCGCATCGACATCACCGACAAGGTGCTGAAGGCGCTGTCGTCGTCTTCCACGTCGAACTGA
- the fabZ gene encoding 3-hydroxyacyl-ACP dehydratase FabZ, whose translation MSTEKINLDIHKILTLLPHRYPILLVDRVLELEPHKGIKALKNVTINEPFFTGHFPKRPVMPGVLILEALAQAAALLTFAEEQPKDPENTLYYFVGIDGARFKRVVEPGDQLILNVTFERYIRGIWKFKAVAEVDGKVAAEAELMCTVKTTDSAP comes from the coding sequence ATGAGCACTGAAAAAATCAACCTCGACATCCACAAGATTCTCACGCTGCTGCCGCATCGCTACCCGATCCTGCTGGTCGATCGCGTGCTCGAGCTCGAGCCGCACAAGGGCATCAAGGCGCTGAAGAACGTGACGATCAACGAGCCGTTCTTCACGGGACATTTCCCGAAGCGGCCCGTGATGCCGGGCGTGCTGATCCTGGAAGCGCTCGCGCAGGCCGCCGCGCTGCTCACGTTCGCGGAAGAACAGCCGAAGGATCCCGAAAACACGCTGTACTACTTCGTCGGCATCGACGGCGCGCGCTTCAAGCGCGTGGTCGAGCCGGGCGACCAGCTGATCCTCAATGTCACGTTCGAACGCTATATCCGTGGCATCTGGAAGTTCAAGGCGGTCGCGGAAGTGGACGGCAAGGTCGCGGCGGAAGCCGAGCTGATGTGCACGGTCAAGACGACCGACTCGGCGCCCTGA
- the rseP gene encoding RIP metalloprotease RseP codes for MGVLVELAAFAVAIGVLVVVHEYGHYRVARWCGVKVLRFSIGFGTPLVRWVSKKTGTEWTLSALPLGGYVKMLDERDPGPGIRPEERGQAFNRQPVAKRIAIVAAGPAANFLLAIALFSLVFATGVTEPAAIVAAPPAGTVAARAGFDGNETIVSIRAAQGGEAEPVRSWSDLRWKLLGAAFDHREVVLGARVDGATYDFRVDLRDFPDRNIDDDFMTRLGFEVGGGAPSVASVLPGSAAEQAGLRPGDRLIALDGAPVGSSTRFIGDVKSHAGRSLALRIERGGVEQTLAIVPHAQRDEETGQTIGRIGAALTMPARGVEVRYGPLESVELGARRTWEISLYSLRMFGRMITGEASIKNLSGPVTIADYAGKSARLGWSAFLSFLALVSISLGVLNLLPIPVLDGGHLLYYLVEAATGKAVSERWQLILQRAGLICIVVLSAIALFNDLARLIHF; via the coding sequence GTGGGCGTGCTGGTCGAACTGGCGGCATTCGCGGTGGCGATCGGCGTGCTGGTCGTCGTGCACGAGTACGGGCACTATCGCGTCGCGCGCTGGTGCGGCGTGAAGGTGCTGCGTTTCTCGATCGGCTTCGGCACGCCGCTCGTGCGCTGGGTCAGCAAGAAGACCGGCACCGAGTGGACTTTGTCCGCGCTGCCGCTCGGCGGCTACGTGAAGATGCTCGACGAGCGCGACCCGGGGCCGGGCATCCGGCCCGAGGAGCGGGGGCAGGCCTTCAACCGCCAGCCGGTCGCGAAACGGATCGCTATCGTCGCGGCGGGTCCGGCCGCGAACTTCCTGCTGGCGATCGCCTTGTTCTCGCTGGTGTTCGCCACCGGCGTGACCGAACCGGCCGCCATCGTCGCGGCGCCGCCCGCGGGCACGGTCGCCGCGCGGGCCGGCTTCGACGGCAACGAGACCATCGTGTCGATCCGCGCCGCGCAAGGCGGCGAGGCCGAGCCGGTGCGTTCCTGGTCGGACCTGCGCTGGAAGCTGCTCGGCGCGGCCTTCGATCACCGCGAGGTGGTGCTCGGCGCACGCGTCGACGGCGCGACCTACGACTTCCGCGTGGATCTGCGCGATTTCCCCGACCGCAACATCGACGACGATTTCATGACGCGCCTCGGCTTCGAGGTCGGCGGCGGCGCGCCGTCGGTCGCGTCGGTGCTGCCGGGCAGCGCGGCCGAGCAGGCGGGGCTGCGGCCGGGCGACCGGCTGATCGCGCTCGACGGCGCGCCGGTCGGCAGTTCGACGCGTTTCATCGGCGACGTGAAGTCGCATGCGGGCCGTTCGCTTGCGCTGCGCATCGAGCGCGGCGGCGTCGAACAGACCCTGGCGATCGTGCCGCACGCGCAGCGCGACGAGGAGACCGGGCAGACGATCGGCCGCATCGGCGCGGCGCTGACGATGCCCGCGCGCGGCGTCGAGGTGCGCTACGGCCCGCTCGAGAGCGTGGAGCTGGGCGCGCGCCGGACCTGGGAGATTTCGCTGTATTCGCTGCGAATGTTCGGGCGGATGATCACCGGCGAGGCGTCGATCAAGAACCTGTCCGGGCCGGTGACGATCGCCGACTACGCGGGCAAGAGCGCGCGCCTCGGATGGTCGGCGTTCCTATCGTTTCTCGCCCTTGTCAGCATTAGCCTGGGGGTGTTGAACTTGTTACCGATTCCCGTTTTGGACGGGGGGCATCTGTTATATTATCTGGTTGAAGCCGCAACCGGTAAAGCCGTATCGGAACGCTGGCAACTGATTCTGCAACGCGCCGGATTGATCTGCATCGTCGTGCTGTCGGCGATCGCGCTGTTCAACGATCTGGCTCGGTTAATCCATTTCTGA
- a CDS encoding phosphatidate cytidylyltransferase, with protein MLKTRVITAIVLLAVLLPVTLFAPLGGFGALIALALVFAAWEWARLLKVGGPGPVLYALAAAAVLAASTRLGIGVTESRPLFEAAGVFWLLAGPFALWRKPTLAERAWRPFLLIAGLVVFAACWHALVAARAQGVPFVLSLLLVVWLADIGAYFAGKGFGKHKLAPSVSPGKTWEGAAGGWLAVMIVAGVAIATHAYDPTLFSSLAGRYGAAGAFAALTLLVAFSVIGDLFESLLKRQARVKDSSGLLPGHGGVLDRVDALLPVLPLAMLLLG; from the coding sequence ATGCTGAAAACCCGTGTCATCACGGCGATCGTGCTGCTGGCGGTGCTGCTGCCCGTCACGCTGTTCGCGCCGCTTGGCGGGTTCGGCGCGTTGATCGCGCTGGCCCTCGTGTTCGCCGCATGGGAATGGGCGCGCCTGCTCAAGGTGGGCGGCCCGGGGCCCGTCCTCTACGCGCTCGCCGCCGCCGCCGTGCTTGCCGCGAGCACGCGGCTCGGCATCGGCGTGACCGAATCGCGGCCGCTGTTCGAGGCGGCCGGCGTGTTCTGGCTGCTGGCCGGCCCGTTCGCGCTGTGGCGCAAGCCGACCCTGGCCGAGCGTGCCTGGCGGCCGTTCCTGCTGATCGCGGGCCTCGTCGTGTTCGCCGCCTGCTGGCATGCGCTTGTCGCCGCGCGCGCGCAGGGCGTGCCGTTCGTGCTGTCGCTGCTGCTAGTGGTATGGCTGGCCGATATCGGCGCATACTTCGCGGGCAAGGGCTTCGGCAAGCACAAGCTCGCGCCGTCCGTGAGCCCGGGCAAGACCTGGGAAGGCGCGGCGGGCGGCTGGCTCGCGGTGATGATCGTCGCGGGCGTCGCGATCGCGACGCATGCCTATGACCCGACCCTGTTTTCGTCCCTGGCGGGGCGCTATGGCGCCGCGGGCGCGTTCGCGGCGCTGACGCTGCTGGTCGCGTTCAGCGTGATCGGCGACCTGTTCGAATCGCTGCTGAAGCGCCAGGCCCGCGTGAAGGATTCGAGCGGCCTGCTGCCGGGTCACGGCGGCGTGCTCGACCGGGTGGATGCCCTGTTGCCGGTGCTGCCGCTCGCGATGCTGCTGCTCGGTTAA
- the bamA gene encoding outer membrane protein assembly factor BamA has translation MFKPHRFVPKTVAAVALAVHGLAAHATAPFVVQDIRIEGLQRVEAGTVFAYLPIKQGDTFSDDKASEAIRALYATGFFTDVRVATQGSVVIVQVQERPAIASIDFTGIKEFDKDNLNKALKAVGLSQGRYYDKSLVDKAEQELKRQYLTRGFYAAEVTTTVTPVDANRVSILFSVAEGPSAKIRQINFIGNKTYSTSALRDEMQLSTPNWFSWYTKNDLYSKEKLTGDLENVRSYYLNRGYLEFNIESTQVSISPDKKDMYLTVTLHEGEPYTVSGIKLGGNLLDREAELKKLITIKPGDRFSAEKLQKTTRAIVDKLGEYGYAFATVNAQPEIDQVTHKVNLTLVVDPSRRVYVRRINVVGNTRTRDEVVRREMRQLESSWFDSSRLALSKDRVNRLGYFTNVDVSTVPVDGTADQVDVNVKVEEKPTGAITLGAGFSSTDKVVLSAGVSQDNVFGSGTSLAVNVNTAKSYRTLTVTQVDPYFTVDGIKRITDVYYRTYQPLYYSTNSSFRIITAGGNLKFGIPFSETDTVFFGAGFEQNRLDVDSNTPAAYQDYVNEFGRVSNTVPLTVGWSRDARDSALIPSRGYFTQANAEYGAPIGKIQYYKMDLQAQYYYSFSRGFILGLNLQGGYGNGIGNPYPIFKNYYAGGIGSVRGYEPSSLGPRDTITNDPIGGSKMVVGNIELTFPLPGTGYDRTLRVFTFLDAGNVWGNAPGGTSTGANGLRYGYGVGLAWISPIGPLKLSLGFPLQKHEGDQYQKFQFQIGTAF, from the coding sequence TTGTTCAAACCTCATCGCTTTGTACCTAAGACGGTTGCAGCCGTGGCGCTCGCCGTGCACGGCCTCGCGGCCCACGCAACGGCACCTTTCGTCGTGCAAGACATCCGGATCGAGGGCTTGCAGCGCGTCGAAGCGGGGACCGTGTTCGCCTATCTGCCGATCAAGCAGGGTGATACGTTCTCCGACGACAAGGCGTCCGAGGCGATCCGCGCGCTGTACGCGACCGGCTTCTTCACCGACGTCCGGGTCGCGACCCAGGGCAGCGTGGTGATCGTGCAGGTGCAGGAGCGGCCGGCGATCGCGTCGATCGACTTCACCGGCATCAAGGAATTCGACAAGGACAACCTGAACAAGGCGCTCAAGGCCGTCGGGCTGTCCCAGGGGCGCTACTACGACAAGTCGCTCGTCGACAAGGCGGAGCAGGAGCTCAAGCGCCAGTACCTGACGCGCGGCTTCTACGCGGCGGAGGTGACCACCACGGTCACGCCGGTCGACGCGAACCGCGTGTCGATCCTGTTCTCGGTCGCCGAGGGGCCGAGCGCGAAGATCCGCCAGATCAACTTCATCGGCAACAAGACCTACAGCACCAGCGCGCTGCGCGACGAGATGCAGCTGTCGACACCGAACTGGTTCTCCTGGTACACGAAGAACGACCTGTACTCGAAGGAAAAGCTCACGGGCGACCTCGAGAACGTCCGCTCGTACTACCTGAACCGCGGCTACCTCGAGTTCAACATCGAGTCGACCCAGGTCTCGATCTCGCCCGACAAGAAGGACATGTACCTGACGGTCACGCTGCATGAAGGCGAGCCGTACACGGTGTCGGGCATCAAGCTCGGCGGCAACCTGCTCGACCGCGAGGCCGAACTCAAGAAGCTGATCACGATCAAGCCGGGCGACCGCTTCTCCGCGGAGAAGCTGCAGAAGACCACGCGCGCGATCGTCGACAAGCTCGGCGAGTACGGCTACGCGTTCGCGACCGTCAACGCGCAGCCGGAGATCGACCAGGTCACGCACAAGGTGAACCTGACGCTCGTCGTCGACCCGAGCCGCCGCGTATACGTGCGCCGCATCAACGTCGTCGGCAACACCCGCACGCGTGACGAGGTGGTGCGCCGCGAGATGCGTCAGCTCGAAAGCTCGTGGTTCGATTCGAGCCGCCTCGCGCTGTCGAAGGACCGCGTGAACCGGCTCGGCTATTTCACCAACGTCGACGTGTCGACGGTGCCGGTCGACGGCACCGCGGACCAGGTCGACGTGAACGTCAAGGTCGAGGAAAAGCCGACCGGCGCGATCACGCTGGGCGCGGGCTTCTCGTCGACCGACAAGGTCGTGCTGTCGGCGGGCGTGTCGCAGGACAACGTGTTCGGCTCGGGCACGAGTCTCGCGGTCAACGTGAACACCGCGAAGAGCTACCGCACGCTGACCGTCACGCAGGTCGACCCGTACTTCACGGTCGACGGCATCAAGCGGATCACCGACGTCTACTACCGGACGTACCAGCCGCTGTACTACTCGACGAACTCGAGCTTCCGCATCATCACGGCGGGCGGCAACCTGAAGTTCGGCATCCCGTTCTCGGAAACGGACACGGTGTTCTTCGGCGCGGGCTTCGAGCAGAACCGCCTCGACGTCGACTCGAACACGCCGGCCGCGTACCAGGATTACGTGAACGAGTTCGGCCGCGTGTCGAACACGGTGCCGCTGACGGTCGGCTGGTCGCGCGACGCGCGCGACAGCGCGCTGATCCCGAGCCGCGGCTACTTCACGCAGGCGAATGCCGAGTACGGCGCGCCGATCGGCAAGATCCAGTACTACAAGATGGACCTGCAGGCGCAGTATTACTATTCGTTCTCGCGCGGCTTCATCCTGGGCCTGAACCTGCAAGGCGGCTACGGCAACGGTATCGGCAATCCGTACCCGATCTTCAAGAACTACTACGCGGGCGGTATCGGGTCGGTGCGCGGCTACGAGCCGAGCTCGCTCGGCCCGCGCGATACGATCACCAACGATCCGATCGGCGGCTCGAAGATGGTGGTGGGTAATATCGAGCTGACGTTCCCGCTGCCTGGCACGGGGTACGACCGCACGCTGCGCGTGTTCACGTTCCTCGACGCCGGTAATGTGTGGGGCAATGCGCCGGGCGGCACCAGCACCGGCGCGAACGGTCTGCGCTATGGCTATGGCGTGGGTCTCGCGTGGATCTCGCCGATCGGGCCGCTCAAGCTGAGTCTGGGCTTCCCGCTGCAGAAACACGAAGGCGATCAGTACCAGAAGTTCCAGTTCCAGATCGGGACGGCATTCTGA
- the uppS gene encoding polyprenyl diphosphate synthase — MTYTSSTVRVPDVAHVPRHIAIIMDGNGRWATERRLPRVAGHTRGVDAVRSVVEGCARAGVQYLTLFAFSSENWRRPTDEVSFLMRLFVTALEREVGKLHANGIRLRVVGDLTKFEPRIQDLIRRAETKTARNTRLTLTIAANYGGRWDILEATRKLVAETAREGREAEVSEDAFARHLAMAYAPEPDLFIRTGGEQRVSNFLLWQLAYTEFYFTDKYWPDFDAAALAEALASYTERERRFGRTSAQLEPQAQDADSLSC; from the coding sequence ATGACTTATACCAGCTCTACCGTTCGCGTGCCTGACGTCGCACACGTGCCGCGTCACATCGCGATCATCATGGACGGCAATGGCCGTTGGGCGACCGAGCGCCGCCTGCCCCGCGTCGCGGGGCACACCCGCGGCGTCGACGCGGTGCGTTCGGTCGTCGAAGGCTGCGCGCGCGCGGGGGTCCAGTACCTGACGCTGTTCGCGTTCAGTTCCGAGAACTGGCGGCGGCCGACCGACGAGGTGTCGTTCCTGATGCGCCTGTTCGTCACCGCGCTCGAGCGCGAGGTCGGCAAGCTGCACGCGAACGGCATCCGCCTGCGCGTCGTCGGCGATCTGACGAAGTTCGAGCCGCGCATCCAGGACCTGATCCGCCGCGCCGAAACCAAGACGGCCCGCAACACCCGCCTGACCCTGACGATCGCCGCGAACTACGGCGGCCGCTGGGACATCCTGGAGGCGACCCGCAAGCTGGTCGCGGAAACGGCCCGCGAAGGCCGCGAGGCCGAGGTGTCCGAGGACGCCTTCGCGCGCCACCTGGCGATGGCCTATGCGCCCGAGCCGGACCTGTTCATCCGCACGGGCGGGGAGCAGCGCGTCAGCAACTTCCTGCTGTGGCAGCTCGCCTACACCGAGTTCTATTTCACCGATAAATACTGGCCGGACTTCGACGCGGCGGCGCTTGCCGAGGCGCTTGCGTCGTACACCGAGCGCGAACGCCGCTTCGGGCGCACCAGCGCGCAACTCGAACCGCAGGCCCAGGACGCCGACTCCCTTTCATGCTGA
- a CDS encoding 1-deoxy-D-xylulose-5-phosphate reductoisomerase → MQKRLTLLGSTGSIGDSTLDVVARHPERFSVYALTAHRNGDKLVGQCLTFAPEVAVVGDADTAAQVEAQLRAAGSRTRVEYGPQALVEVSKSDGCDTVVAAIVGAAGLAPSLAAARAGKRILLANKESLVMSGSIFMDAVRDHGAILLPVDSEHNAIFQCMPRDAAEHGGIAKIIVTASGGPFRTREPATLVDVTPDEACKHPNWVMGRKISVDSATMMNKGLEVIEAHWIFGLPSERIDVLIHPQSVIHSMVSYRDGSVLAQLGNPDMRTPIAHALAYPERVDAGVASLDLAQIASLTFEKPDYTRFPCLALAIQALEAGGVASAALNAANEIAVDAFLSRRIGFMAIAQTVDSVLNGLSNRTPSGLDDVIGADADARRAAATFIETLPTPSVERAF, encoded by the coding sequence ATGCAAAAACGCCTGACATTGCTCGGTTCCACGGGCTCGATCGGAGACAGCACGCTCGACGTCGTCGCGCGGCATCCCGAGCGCTTCTCGGTCTACGCGCTGACCGCCCACCGCAACGGGGACAAGCTCGTCGGGCAGTGCCTGACCTTCGCGCCGGAAGTCGCGGTGGTCGGCGACGCCGACACCGCCGCGCAGGTCGAGGCGCAGTTGCGCGCGGCCGGCAGCCGGACCCGCGTCGAATACGGCCCGCAGGCGCTCGTCGAGGTCTCGAAGAGCGACGGCTGCGACACGGTGGTGGCCGCGATCGTCGGCGCGGCGGGGCTCGCGCCGAGCCTGGCCGCCGCGCGCGCGGGCAAGCGCATCCTGCTGGCGAACAAGGAATCGCTGGTGATGTCGGGTTCGATCTTCATGGACGCGGTCCGCGACCACGGCGCGATCCTGCTGCCGGTCGACAGCGAGCACAACGCGATTTTCCAATGCATGCCGCGCGACGCGGCCGAGCACGGTGGGATCGCGAAGATCATCGTGACCGCGTCGGGCGGCCCGTTCCGCACCCGCGAGCCGGCGACGCTCGTCGACGTGACGCCGGATGAAGCGTGCAAGCACCCGAACTGGGTCATGGGCCGCAAGATCTCGGTCGATTCGGCGACGATGATGAACAAGGGCCTCGAGGTGATCGAGGCGCACTGGATCTTCGGCCTGCCGAGCGAACGCATCGACGTGCTGATCCACCCGCAGAGCGTGATTCACTCGATGGTCTCGTACCGCGACGGCTCGGTGCTCGCGCAACTCGGCAACCCCGACATGCGCACCCCGATCGCGCACGCGCTGGCCTATCCGGAGCGGGTCGACGCGGGCGTCGCCTCGCTCGATCTCGCGCAGATCGCCTCGCTGACCTTCGAGAAGCCCGATTACACGCGCTTTCCGTGCCTCGCGCTCGCGATCCAGGCGCTCGAGGCGGGCGGCGTCGCGAGCGCCGCGCTGAACGCGGCCAACGAGATCGCGGTCGACGCGTTCCTGTCGCGCCGGATCGGCTTCATGGCGATCGCGCAGACGGTCGACTCGGTTCTGAACGGCCTGTCCAATCGCACGCCGAGCGGGCTTGACGACGTCATCGGCGCCGACGCCGACGCGCGTCGCGCGGCCGCCACCTTCATCGAGACGCTGCCCACGCCGAGCGTGGAGCGCGCGTTCTGA